The following proteins come from a genomic window of Populus alba chromosome 12, ASM523922v2, whole genome shotgun sequence:
- the LOC118044807 gene encoding L-type lectin-domain containing receptor kinase S.1, with amino-acid sequence MTPRLYFFILVLTISTPTTSLLKSLLRPPESIGMLRSPLLLFFFFYPSFGLDFLFNSFNATNPGVTLIPDARVDTSVIRLLNDTKPNPLGRAFYPTKIKMKQTQNSTTTLSSFSTSFVFSILPNIASSPGFGLAFVLSNWTNPPGALTGQYFGLFTNTTVPSAAPLLAVEFDTGQNPEFNDPDRNHIGIDLNNPVSALTKPGGYNSSAGFVPVSMGNGQNVRAWIDFDGPNFQINVTVAPVGVSRPSVPILSFKDPVIANYTSEEMYVGFSASKVTWVEAQRVLAWSFSDTGVARDINVMNLPVFSLPSSSNSLSAGSIAGITIGCVVLFVICVLVVSWFWYKQKLRDSEEDEIEDWELEYWPHRFSYGELSQATNGFSIDQLLGSGGFGKVYRGTLSNNSDIAVKCVNHDSKQGLREFMAEISSMGRLQHKNLVQMRGWCRKASELMLVYDYMPNGSLDRYIFHKPKKLLNWQQRRQVLADVAEGLNYLHHGWEKVVVHRDVKSSNILLDSDMRGRLGDFGLAKLYSHNEVPNTTRVVGTLGYLAPEMATMAIATSASDVYSFGVVILEVVCGRKPVEMGSNEDEDSVLIDVVRDLYAKGKVVEAVDERMKGEFVAEEMELVLKLGLVCCHPDSQRRPSMREVVAILVGEDVAAAPAELLNVLAGGGRVGDDSNHGGGEVVLTLDEPQV; translated from the coding sequence ATGACTCCtcgtttatatttttttatacttgtgcTTACAATTTCAACCCCAACTACATCCCTCCTCAAGTCTCTCCTCCGGCCACCGGAATCTATTGGGATGCTGCGATCacctctcctcctcttctttttcttctatccCAGTTTTGGCCTTGACTTCCTCTTTAACTCCTTCAATGCCACAAACCCTGGAGTCACTCTAATCCCAGATGCCAGAGTCGACACCTCGGTGATCAGACTCCTCAACGATACCAAGCCGAACCCACTTGGACGTGCTTTTTATCCGacaaaaatcaagatgaaacAAACCCAGAACTCAACAACGACCCTCTCTTCCTTTTCAACTTCTTTTGTCTTCTCCATATTGCCTAACATTGCTTCAAGTCCTGGCTTTGGTCTTGCTTTTGTTCTCTCTAACTGGACTAACCCACCTGGTGCTCTTACTGGCCAATACTTTGGTCTTTTTACCAATACAACTGTACCCTCTGCGGCGCCACTTTTAGCTGTTGAATTTGATACTGGGCAGAACCCAGAATTTAATGATCCTGATAGGAATCATATTGGTATTGATTTGAACAACCCTGTGTCTGCTTTAACTAAGCCCGGTGGATACAATTCTTCTGCTGGCTTTGTGCCTGTCAGTATGGGAAATGGTCAGAATGTCCGAGCGTGGATTGATTTCGATGGGCCTAATTTTCAGATTAATGTTACTGTAGCCCCTGTTGGTGTTTCTCGCCCATCTGTGCCGATACTTAGTTTTAAAGATCCTGTGATTGCGAATTATACTTCTGAGGAGATGTATGTGGGGTTTTCCGCTTCCAAAGTTACTTGGGTTGAAGCACAAAGGGTTTTAGCTTGGAGTTTTAGTGATACAGGTGTTGCTAGAGATATAAATGTTATGAATTTGCCTGTTTTTAGCCTACCATCTTCGTCGAATTCGTTGTCAGCTGGTTCTATTGCTGGGATAACGATTGGttgtgttgttttgtttgtgatttgcGTGCTTGTGGTTTCTTGGTTTTGGTATAAGCAGAAGTTGAGAGATTCAGAAGAGGATGAGATTGAAGATTGGGAGCTTGAATATTGGCCTCATAGATTTTCCTATGGAGAATTAAGTCAAGCCACTAATGGATTCTCCATAGATCAGCTTTTGGGCTCAGGTGGATTTGGGAAAGTGTACAGAGGAACTCTCTCAAACAATTCTGATATTGCTGTCAAGTGCGTGAATCATGACTCTAAACAAGGCCTAAGAGAGTTCATGGCTGAGATATCGAGCATGGGCAGGCTGCAACATAAGAACTTAGTTCAAATGCGAGGCTGGTGTAGAAAAGCCAGTGAGCTGATGCTTGTCTATGATTACATGCCCAATGGCAGCCTCGATCGTTACATATTCCACAAGCCTAAGAAGCTATTGAACTGGCAACAACGCCGCCAAGTCCTTGCTGATGTAGCTGAAGGATTAAACTATCTCCATCATGGCTGGGAAAAGGTAGTTGTGCACAGGGATGTTAAATCAAGCAATATATTGTTAGATTCAGATATGCGAGGCAGGCTTGGAGATTTTGGCCTTGCAAAACTTTATAGTCACAATGAAGTACCTAATACAACTAGAGTGGTTGGTACATTGGGATACTTGGCTCCTGAGATGGCAACAATGGCTATAGCAACATCCGCAAGTGATGTCTATAGTTTTGGAGTTGTGATATTGGAGGTGGTTTGTGGTAGAAAGCCGGTTGAAATGGGATCAAACGAGGATGAGGATTCAGTGCTGATTGACGTGGTGAGAGATCTGTATGCTAAAGGGAAGGTGGTCGAGGCAGTGGATGAAAGAATGAAGGGGGAGTTTGTGGCAGAGGAAATGGAGTTGGTGTTGAAGCTTGGATTGGTTTGTTGCCATCCTGATTCCCAAAGGAGGCCTAGTATGCGGGAGGTGGTGGCAATTTTGGTTGGGGAAGATGTGGCTGCCGCACCTGCTGAGTTGTTGAATGTTTTGGCTGGTGGTGGCAGAGTCGGTGATGATAGTAATCATGGCGGTGGAGAGGTGGTTCTAACGCTAGATGAACCGCAGGTGTGA